The DNA window ACGATCTTCGCAACTACACCTTTATTTCCGTGGCGGCCAGCCATTTTATCACCAACCATTAGTTTCCTTTTTTTGGCAACATAGACTTTTACTTTTTGAACGATTCCTGGAGCTAAATCATCCCCAATTTGGATCTTTAGCTTCTCCCTCTCAGCGCGTTCATATAACCCATTCAGTTTACTATGAAACTTCTCATAGATAAGAGTTACTAATTCGTTTATCTTTTCATCTTTTGTCCAAGGCACCGATGGGTTAACTCTATCAAAATTGATTTTTAATAAGCTTTTTTCTGTCAAGGAAACTCCATCCCGAACTAAAACCTTTGCATCAATCTCGTCTCTTATGCCTGCAGAAACCTTGCCATCAAGGATAGAAAGCAACTTTTTGTTACGGACATTTCGTAATCGTTCTTCGCTTTCCAAAAGCTTTCGATCGATTTCTTCGAGCTGCTTTTTCTCCCTAGTTTTAGATTTTGAATCTTTCTTCTTTCTTGAGAAAAGCCTGCTCTCTACAACAACGCCTTTCATTCCAGGAGGGGCTTTAAGAGATGCGTCTTTTACATCGCCAGCTTTATCACCAAAAATGGCTTTTAATAATTTTTCTTCCGGAGTAGGCTCTGTTTCGCCTTTTGGTGTAACTTTCCCAACGAGAATATCATCTGCTTTAACTTCTGCACCATTACAAATAATCCCATTTTCATCGAGATCTTTTATCGCTTCTTCGCTGACATTGGGAATCTCACGAGTGATTTCCTCTTCACCTCTTTTTGTGTCTCGAACTTCAATATCAAACTCTTGGATATGAATGGATGTATACACATCATCCCGCACAACTCTTTCTGAAATAACTATCGCATCTTCAAAATTGTAGCCATACCAAGGCATAAAGGCCACCAACACATTTTTTCCAAGGGCCAATTCGCCATTATCCGTTGCACAACCATCAGCAAGGACATCTCCCTTTTCAACCTTCTGGCCTAACGAAACTATTGGTCTCTGGTTAATCATGGTATCTTGATTGGTGCGGGAAAATTTTTTAAGATAGTAAGTAACGGTATCTTCTTCATCAAAATCTAAAATTTGTTGGAGACTTAATTTACCGTCTTTTTTCTGGCGTTTTCTAATAACAATCTTAGTAGCATCAAGGTGCTCCACTTTTCCATCATATTCAGATATCAGAAGTGTTCGAGAATCTCTTGCAACTTTTGATTCAATACCTGTTCCAACAATCGGTGAATCTGTGATTAGCATTGGAACTCCCTGACGTTGCATGTTGGAGCCCATCAAAGCGCGATTCGCATCATCATGTTCTAAAAATGGAATTAAAGCGGCTGCCACACTCACCATTTGGGTTGGCGAAACGTCCATGTAATCTACTTTTTCAGGTGGAACGATTGGAAATTCTCCTCTGAACCTCGCTTTAACCCTATCATTAACAAATTTCCCACTTTCATCAACCGGCGCATTAGCTTGTGCAATTACAAATCGATCTTCATCATCGGCTGAAAGGTATTCAATATTCTTTGATATAACCCCATTTTCAACTTTAAGATAAGGAGTTTCCACAAATCCAAAATCGTTGATCCTCCCATAAGTCGTTAGTGAGGAAATAAGACCGATATTTGGACCTTCCGGTGTTTCCACAGGGCAAAGTCTTCCGTAATGGGTATAATGAACATCTCGAACTTCAAATCCAGCTCGCTCTCTAGTAAGTCCGCCTGGGCCTAAAGCGCTTAACCTTCTTTTGTGAGTAAGTTCAGCCAGGGGATTGGTTTGATCCATAAATTGAGAAAGTTGACTTGTCCCAAAAAATGTATTGATAACTGATAAAATAGTTCGTGCATTGACCAAGTCTTGGGGAGTTACCTTATCTTGATCCCTCAGGTTCATTCTTTCTTTTATCATTCTTGTCATTCGTGAAAAAGCAACATTCATTTGAGCTGCCAATTGCTCTCCGACAGTTTTAACACGACGATTCCCTAGATGATCGATATCATCAGGAGATCTACGACCTGAGTGAAGCTCAATTAAACATTTGAGAATTGCGACAATATCTTCACGCGTTAATACTGTGGTTGATTCATCAATGTCTAGGCTCAACTTTCGATTCATACGATAACGGCCTACTTCTCCTAAATCATATCTTTTAGGATTAAAGAATAATCGATCAATGAGAGCCTTTGCTGCTTCAGCATCCGGGGTATCTCCTGATCTAAATTGGAGATAGATCATTTCCAACGCAGCTTTTTGAGATTCAGTTGTGTCCTTAACAAGGGTGTTGCTGATCAGTTGAGGTGTGCCGTATTCGGATTCATGGACAACCTTTAATGTTTTTAGTTTGAGATGTTTAATTTTTTCCAACATCTCATCATTAATTTCGGCGCCCTTTTCAACTAAAATTTCTCCAGTAGTAACATCCACGATATCGCCAAATATCTTCTTGCCGAAACTATCCACCTTTTGCTTACCGGTTATTTTAACCACATCGATCATGTCGAATAATTCTAACAAATCCTCATCTGTGGAATAACCCAAAGCTCTTAGTAAAATGGTTACCGGGAATCTTCTTCTTCGGTCGATATAAACATAAATGATGTCATTAATATCCGTTGCGAATTCAATCCAGGAGCCTCTAAATGGAATCACACGAGCTGAATACAAACTTGTTCCATTGGGATGTTTGGATTCGTCAAAGAACACACCAGGAGATCGATGCAATTGACTGACAACAATTCGCTCTGCACCATTTATAATAAAAGTTCCGGTTTTTGTCATCAAAGGAATATAACCCAGGTAAACCACCTGCTCGATCGTGTCCGTATACACACCTTCTTCCCCGCTTTCTTTATCTTTTGAAGAGAGTCTTAGCTTGGCTTTAAGCGGAACGGAATAAGTAACACCCCGTTCCTTACATTCCGCTTCTGTATAACGTGGGTTCTCTATATAATATTCGACAAACTCAAGGATGTAGTTTCCACGAGTATCAGAAATTGGAAACACATTT is part of the candidate division KSB1 bacterium genome and encodes:
- the rpoB gene encoding DNA-directed RNA polymerase subunit beta: MNNSSNGRKSFAKIPVYSEMPDFLDVQLISFENFLQSKMSPSKRLDKGLENVFRNVFPISDTRGNYILEFVEYYIENPRYTEAECKERGVTYSVPLKAKLRLSSKDKESGEEGVYTDTIEQVVYLGYIPLMTKTGTFIINGAERIVVSQLHRSPGVFFDESKHPNGTSLYSARVIPFRGSWIEFATDINDIIYVYIDRRRRFPVTILLRALGYSTDEDLLELFDMIDVVKITGKQKVDSFGKKIFGDIVDVTTGEILVEKGAEINDEMLEKIKHLKLKTLKVVHESEYGTPQLISNTLVKDTTESQKAALEMIYLQFRSGDTPDAEAAKALIDRLFFNPKRYDLGEVGRYRMNRKLSLDIDESTTVLTREDIVAILKCLIELHSGRRSPDDIDHLGNRRVKTVGEQLAAQMNVAFSRMTRMIKERMNLRDQDKVTPQDLVNARTILSVINTFFGTSQLSQFMDQTNPLAELTHKRRLSALGPGGLTRERAGFEVRDVHYTHYGRLCPVETPEGPNIGLISSLTTYGRINDFGFVETPYLKVENGVISKNIEYLSADDEDRFVIAQANAPVDESGKFVNDRVKARFRGEFPIVPPEKVDYMDVSPTQMVSVAAALIPFLEHDDANRALMGSNMQRQGVPMLITDSPIVGTGIESKVARDSRTLLISEYDGKVEHLDATKIVIRKRQKKDGKLSLQQILDFDEEDTVTYYLKKFSRTNQDTMINQRPIVSLGQKVEKGDVLADGCATDNGELALGKNVLVAFMPWYGYNFEDAIVISERVVRDDVYTSIHIQEFDIEVRDTKRGEEEITREIPNVSEEAIKDLDENGIICNGAEVKADDILVGKVTPKGETEPTPEEKLLKAIFGDKAGDVKDASLKAPPGMKGVVVESRLFSRKKKDSKSKTREKKQLEEIDRKLLESEERLRNVRNKKLLSILDGKVSAGIRDEIDAKVLVRDGVSLTEKSLLKINFDRVNPSVPWTKDEKINELVTLIYEKFHSKLNGLYERAEREKLKIQIGDDLAPGIVQKVKVYVAKKRKLMVGDKMAGRHGNKGVVAKIVPIEDMPFLPDGTPVDIVLNPLGVPSRMNLGQILETILGWAGNELGIKYASPVFDGASIDEVKEELRRAGLPESGKIKLSDGRIGEPFDEEALVGYIYILKLSHLVEDKIHARSIGPYSLITQQPLGGKAQFGGQRFGEMEVWALEAYGAAHTLQEILTVKADDVKGRSRAYEAIVKGENLPEPGVPESFNVLLKELQGLGLDVELE